A genome region from Cucumis sativus cultivar 9930 chromosome 4, Cucumber_9930_V3, whole genome shotgun sequence includes the following:
- the LOC101212413 gene encoding 60S ribosomal protein L27 — translation MVKFLKPNKAVIVLQGRYAGRKAVIVRAFDDGTRDRAYGHCLVAGIKKYPAKVIRKDSAKKTAKKSRVKAFVKLVNYRHLMPTRYTLDVDLKDVVTIDSLQSKDKKVTAAKETKKRFEERFKTGKNRWFFTKLRF, via the coding sequence ATGGTGAAATTCCTCAAGCCCAACAAAGCCGTCATCGTCCTCCAAGGCCGTTACGCCGGTCGGAAGGCGGTCATCGTTCGCGCCTTTGACGACGGTACCCGGGATCGTGCTTATGGCCACTGTTTAGTCGCTGGAATCAAGAAGTACCCGGCCAAGGTCATCCGCAAGGACTCCGCCAAGAAAACCGCCAAAAAATCTCGAGTCAAGGCCTTTGTCAAGCTCGTCAACTACAGGCACCTGATGCCCACAAGGTACACTCTCGATGTCGATCTTAAAGACGTTGTCACTATTGATTCATTGCAGTCAAAAGACAAGAAGGTGACTGCCGCCAAGGAGACTAAGAAGAGGTTCGAGGAAAGGTTCAAAACCGGGAAGAACAGGTGGTTTTTCACCAAGCTCAGGTTTTGA